From a region of the Leptospira montravelensis genome:
- a CDS encoding TetR/AcrR family transcriptional regulator, which yields MQTPKEHTRKEILQAAREEFIQLGFEKASMRTIAKKAKVSTSNIYNYFENKEHLLTEILQPVLSGMEKAFAYVSHPDYFEKRFNDSYEAWQERFHIALDYVDANRDDFILLLTKSQGSHLEEFPDTVLTRLTKINFEQYSSFKEKNPSYKGEVSEFVVRNILSFFLNIFVQMVRQGISKQDMLIYQDSFLKFLHFGYKGSIASDLS from the coding sequence ATGCAAACTCCCAAAGAACATACACGAAAAGAAATCTTACAAGCGGCTCGAGAGGAATTCATCCAACTCGGTTTTGAGAAGGCTAGTATGCGGACCATTGCAAAAAAAGCAAAGGTATCGACGAGTAATATCTATAATTACTTTGAAAACAAAGAACACCTTCTAACAGAGATACTACAGCCGGTTCTTTCTGGAATGGAAAAAGCCTTTGCTTACGTATCTCATCCAGATTACTTCGAAAAAAGATTTAACGACAGTTATGAGGCTTGGCAAGAGAGATTTCATATTGCACTTGATTATGTGGATGCCAATCGAGATGATTTTATCTTACTTTTAACCAAATCACAGGGTTCTCATTTAGAAGAATTTCCTGATACGGTTCTCACTCGTCTGACAAAAATCAACTTTGAACAGTATAGCAGTTTTAAAGAAAAAAATCCAAGTTACAAAGGGGAAGTCAGCGAATTTGTAGTTCGCAACATTCTTTCCTTTTTTCTCAATATCTTTGTGCAGATGGTTCGCCAAGGAATTTCTAAACAAGATATGTTGATTTATCAGGATAGTTTCCTTAAATTTTTACACTTTGGATACAAAGGATCGATTGCCTCTGATCTGAGTTGA